A genomic stretch from Marinobacter fonticola includes:
- a CDS encoding aminopeptidase has translation MRQLSQIYPVLLLIFGLTGCQSTHPESSLFDSLQYYQQAASGQLSLLWHREPIDNLLNGPDAPEPLQRKLALAMKARAFAEKQLALPVEGTFSDFVTLDQPYVVYNLMVAPEFSLEPLAWCYPVVGCQSYRGYFHLEDARAARDRYAREGNDTFIGGVTAYSSLGWFDDPLHTGFTALPDDRMVALMFHELAHKVVYIADDTRFNESFATAVELEGLKRWLDATGQPDKYQATLAQLSQRRATLALIEQAAGRLETLYAQRESLDENILRERKADILASLASDYARLEDRWTEPGPLAGVITQMNNAVLGLFRQYNSDVPGFRQMLVEAGGDFARFYAQVKVLAGAPADMRRRQLERLGESFHEDL, from the coding sequence ATGCGACAGCTTAGCCAGATCTATCCTGTTCTGCTACTGATCTTTGGTTTGACCGGCTGCCAATCCACCCATCCAGAGTCTTCATTGTTCGATTCCCTGCAGTATTATCAGCAAGCCGCAAGCGGACAACTATCGCTACTTTGGCACCGTGAGCCCATCGACAATTTGCTTAACGGACCCGATGCGCCAGAGCCGCTACAACGCAAGCTGGCATTGGCAATGAAGGCCCGCGCTTTCGCTGAAAAACAGCTTGCCCTACCCGTCGAAGGGACCTTCTCGGATTTCGTTACCCTGGATCAACCCTACGTGGTGTACAACCTAATGGTTGCACCGGAATTCTCGTTAGAGCCACTCGCCTGGTGCTACCCGGTCGTGGGTTGCCAGTCCTACCGCGGCTACTTCCACCTCGAGGATGCCCGGGCCGCTCGCGACCGCTACGCACGCGAGGGGAACGATACGTTTATTGGCGGCGTCACCGCCTATTCCAGCCTGGGCTGGTTCGACGACCCGCTGCATACGGGCTTTACCGCCTTGCCGGACGACCGCATGGTGGCCCTGATGTTCCACGAGCTGGCCCACAAAGTGGTCTATATCGCCGACGACACCCGCTTCAACGAAAGCTTTGCCACGGCCGTCGAACTTGAAGGGCTCAAACGCTGGCTGGACGCCACCGGACAGCCGGACAAATATCAGGCGACCTTGGCCCAGCTGAGTCAGCGGCGCGCGACCCTGGCGCTGATCGAACAGGCTGCGGGCCGTCTGGAGACGCTTTATGCGCAACGTGAGTCATTGGATGAGAACATCCTGCGGGAGCGCAAAGCCGACATTCTGGCGAGCCTGGCATCGGACTACGCCCGGCTCGAAGACCGCTGGACCGAACCGGGTCCCTTGGCCGGGGTGATCACGCAGATGAATAACGCCGTGCTGGGGCTCTTTCGCCAATACAACAGCGACGTACCGGGGTTCCGCCAGATGCTGGTCGAAGCCGGAGGAGATTTCGCGCGTTTTTATGCACAGGTGAAAGTGCTGGCCGGGGCGCCGGCGGACATGCGCCGCCGGCAACTGGAACGGCTAGGCGAGTCTTTTCACGAAGACCTTTGA
- the argA gene encoding amino-acid N-acetyltransferase yields MKSNDWLHGFRHSSPYINAHRGRTVVLTLGGEALAHDNLINIIHDITLLSSLGVKLVVAFGARPQIQRRFDQAGLDSNFHEGLRVTPEEQLPLVVEAVGALRAHLESRLSMGLINSPMHGARIRVSSGNLVAARPVGVLNGVDFGYTGRVRRVDVDGVDALLKMNHIVLLPPLGYSPTGDVFNLSYEDVGSQVASALKAEKLIIFTEQEGVLDEDGQLIREMTVRQARDRLSDAPLEGHAADLLRAACEACVRGVRRSQIISYVRDGALLEELFTRDGSGTLVSDDNYEQIRGARVEDIGGILELIQPLEDQGILVRRSRELLETEVDRFTVVERDGTIVGCAALYEYPSEKSGELSCFAVDPTYRRSGRGDEILAMVERLARGRGLENLFVLTTQTEHWFRERGFEPSTVQSLPGPKLASYNTQRNSKVFVKRLA; encoded by the coding sequence TTGAAATCGAATGACTGGCTGCACGGATTCCGCCATTCATCCCCCTATATCAATGCCCATCGCGGCCGAACCGTTGTCCTGACCCTGGGCGGGGAAGCGCTCGCCCACGATAACCTGATCAACATCATCCACGACATCACCCTGCTCAGTAGTCTCGGAGTCAAGCTGGTGGTGGCTTTTGGCGCCCGCCCACAGATTCAGCGCCGGTTCGATCAGGCCGGCCTGGACTCCAACTTTCACGAAGGATTGCGAGTCACCCCGGAAGAACAGCTACCGCTGGTGGTCGAAGCGGTCGGTGCCTTGCGTGCACACCTGGAAAGCCGGTTATCCATGGGGCTGATCAACTCGCCCATGCATGGCGCCCGCATCCGTGTGAGCAGTGGCAACCTGGTGGCCGCGCGGCCGGTGGGCGTGCTCAATGGCGTGGATTTCGGGTATACCGGCCGGGTGCGCCGGGTCGATGTGGACGGTGTGGACGCCCTGTTGAAGATGAACCATATCGTACTGCTGCCGCCATTGGGCTATTCGCCCACCGGCGATGTGTTCAACCTGTCTTATGAGGATGTAGGCAGTCAGGTGGCCTCGGCCCTCAAAGCGGAGAAGCTGATCATCTTCACCGAACAAGAGGGCGTGCTGGACGAGGATGGCCAGCTCATCCGTGAGATGACCGTGCGTCAGGCCCGGGATCGGCTCAGCGACGCCCCGCTGGAAGGGCACGCCGCCGACCTGTTGCGGGCCGCCTGCGAGGCCTGCGTGCGTGGGGTACGGCGCAGCCAGATCATCAGTTACGTGCGTGACGGGGCGCTGCTGGAAGAGCTGTTTACCCGGGATGGTTCCGGCACCCTGGTCAGTGACGACAACTACGAACAGATCCGCGGTGCTCGAGTGGAGGACATTGGCGGTATCCTGGAGCTGATTCAGCCGCTGGAAGACCAGGGGATTCTCGTGCGGCGTTCCCGTGAGCTGCTGGAAACGGAAGTCGATCGCTTCACGGTCGTGGAGCGGGACGGAACTATCGTGGGTTGTGCAGCTTTATACGAGTATCCGAGCGAGAAATCCGGTGAGCTTTCCTGTTTTGCGGTGGATCCAACCTACCGCCGGTCCGGTCGCGGCGACGAGATTCTGGCCATGGTCGAGCGCCTTGCCCGGGGCCGGGGATTGGAAAATCTGTTCGTGCTGACCACCCAGACCGAGCATTGGTTTCGCGAACGTGGATTCGAGCCCTCTACCGTCCAGTCCCTGCCCGGACCCAAGCTGGCCAGCTACAATACCCAGCGCAATTCAAAGGTCTTCGTGAAAAGACTCGCCTAG
- the argE gene encoding acetylornithine deacetylase: protein MTQHSADTRNAAPDIRGMLERLIAQPSISSASPEWDHSNEAVVNILAGWLEPMGFTVEIMPVPGMPGKFNLIATLGSGPGGLVLSGHTDTVPFDDQRWQSDPFKLTERDDRWYGLGTCDMKGFFALAIEAARAHLDQTFQQPLIILATADEESSMNGARALAEAGRPKGRYAVIGEPTGLKPVRMHKGIMMERLVFEGQSGHSSDPALGRNAMEGMHTAIGELLSLRDHWQSKYRNDNFQVQVPTMNLGCIHGGDNPNRICANCELHFDLRPLPGMDMETLRQAILDKVRPVAQSRELGLRFEPLFDGVPPFETSADSELVKVCERLTGHPAQAVAFATEAPWLQKLGMETLVMGPGHIDQAHQPDEYLDLSQVKPGVDILSRLIQHFCIQPQA from the coding sequence ATGACGCAACACAGCGCCGACACCCGCAACGCCGCCCCCGATATCCGGGGAATGCTGGAGCGTTTGATCGCCCAGCCCTCCATCAGCAGTGCGTCGCCGGAGTGGGATCACAGTAACGAAGCGGTGGTGAACATCCTGGCCGGGTGGCTCGAACCCATGGGTTTCACCGTTGAAATCATGCCGGTGCCCGGCATGCCGGGGAAATTCAACCTGATTGCGACCCTGGGCAGCGGCCCAGGGGGCTTGGTGCTATCGGGCCACACCGATACGGTGCCTTTCGACGATCAGCGCTGGCAGAGCGACCCGTTCAAGCTGACTGAGCGCGATGACCGCTGGTACGGTTTGGGCACCTGCGATATGAAGGGCTTCTTTGCGCTTGCGATCGAGGCCGCGCGCGCCCATCTCGATCAGACCTTTCAGCAGCCACTGATTATCCTGGCGACCGCCGACGAGGAAAGTTCCATGAACGGCGCCCGGGCCCTGGCGGAAGCTGGCCGGCCCAAAGGACGTTACGCGGTGATCGGCGAACCCACGGGGCTCAAACCGGTGCGTATGCACAAGGGCATCATGATGGAACGCCTGGTATTCGAGGGCCAGTCCGGTCATTCCTCCGATCCGGCTTTGGGCCGCAATGCGATGGAGGGGATGCATACGGCGATTGGCGAATTGCTGAGCCTGCGTGATCATTGGCAATCCAAGTACCGGAATGACAATTTCCAGGTCCAGGTCCCGACCATGAACCTGGGCTGCATACACGGGGGCGACAATCCAAACCGCATCTGCGCCAACTGCGAGCTGCATTTTGACCTACGCCCGCTACCGGGTATGGATATGGAGACTCTGCGCCAGGCGATCCTCGATAAGGTGAGGCCCGTGGCCCAAAGCCGGGAACTCGGCCTGCGCTTCGAACCCCTGTTCGATGGTGTGCCGCCGTTCGAAACCTCCGCCGATTCCGAGCTGGTCAAAGTCTGCGAACGTCTGACAGGGCATCCGGCCCAGGCAGTCGCCTTTGCCACCGAAGCACCCTGGCTGCAGAAATTGGGTATGGAAACGCTGGTGATGGGGCCGGGCCACATCGACCAAGCGCACCAGCCAGACGAATATCTTGACCTATCCCAGGTAAAGCCCGGCGTGGACATCTTGAGCCGGTTGATCCAGCATTTCTGTATTCAACCTCAAGCCTGA
- a CDS encoding LSm family protein — protein sequence MKKLFLSLIGILLLGYMGFKGVAWYQVNEALKRAQKVVEDEGVLSWGGIGSSLSGQVSVYDLQYQHFSLTQSIQAGRLTFSTAAAPELLDAISGGPLPGEWQLQVEHLHMALATPLIRDWVAPRNSAVQAGLVNIPCGNSALDIAALMQLGVTQVAMDLQLEQSAMLDDTGGLGLEVNAGKLGSLELRAPGLRLDTFGDDAEGFDEYGGSVALVARDGGFMRRVAAFCARESGLEIDAWAAQATRVFSERLVAQGFSPSDQLRALYKVWLRDGGELNATLTAGDPLFGLPQRDVPGEVVPLDPGVGNFDVFYNGAQVPDLFVRYLPRSEPVSPVTSTAFERSSDNGGDSLRYVKANPDEARRWLGKNVRVALSSGRVVEGRLSGVDDRRLEVTRIVDGGEVAYPLANSAITLFEVWRRPGDKGLELPSRPVAEPAPDDVQETAPETQTELPDAISDDTPPAVQSSP from the coding sequence ATGAAAAAGCTGTTTTTGTCCCTGATTGGTATCCTGTTGCTGGGGTATATGGGTTTCAAGGGGGTGGCCTGGTATCAGGTCAATGAGGCGCTGAAGAGGGCACAAAAAGTCGTAGAGGATGAGGGCGTCCTAAGCTGGGGCGGCATCGGCTCCAGTCTTTCCGGTCAGGTATCGGTTTATGACCTGCAGTACCAGCACTTCTCGTTGACCCAGTCGATCCAGGCCGGCCGCCTGACCTTTTCCACCGCCGCTGCTCCCGAGTTGCTCGATGCCATTTCCGGTGGACCGCTGCCCGGGGAGTGGCAGTTGCAGGTAGAACATCTGCACATGGCCTTGGCCACGCCGTTGATCCGTGACTGGGTTGCGCCTCGAAACTCAGCGGTTCAAGCCGGTCTGGTCAATATTCCCTGTGGCAACTCGGCGCTGGATATCGCAGCGTTGATGCAGCTCGGTGTCACCCAAGTGGCCATGGACCTGCAGCTCGAACAGAGCGCCATGCTGGACGATACCGGTGGACTGGGGTTGGAGGTCAATGCGGGCAAGTTGGGCAGTCTGGAGCTGCGGGCACCGGGCTTGCGATTGGATACGTTCGGTGACGATGCCGAAGGTTTTGACGAATATGGTGGGTCGGTCGCACTGGTTGCACGCGATGGCGGGTTTATGCGGCGTGTCGCCGCCTTCTGTGCTCGCGAATCCGGGCTCGAGATTGACGCCTGGGCGGCGCAGGCGACGCGGGTGTTCAGCGAGCGGCTGGTGGCGCAGGGATTCAGCCCGAGCGACCAGCTCCGTGCGCTGTACAAAGTCTGGCTGCGTGATGGCGGCGAGCTGAACGCGACCTTGACCGCAGGCGATCCGTTGTTCGGCTTGCCCCAGCGGGACGTGCCCGGTGAGGTCGTGCCGCTTGACCCGGGCGTGGGCAACTTCGACGTCTTTTACAACGGCGCACAGGTGCCGGACCTGTTCGTGCGTTACCTGCCGCGCAGCGAACCGGTGTCGCCGGTGACAAGCACGGCTTTTGAGCGATCGTCCGATAACGGCGGCGACTCGCTTCGATACGTGAAGGCGAACCCTGACGAGGCGCGACGCTGGCTGGGTAAGAACGTGCGCGTTGCGCTGAGCAGTGGCCGAGTGGTCGAGGGCCGGTTGTCCGGAGTCGACGACCGGCGGCTGGAAGTCACGCGGATCGTCGATGGCGGCGAGGTGGCCTATCCACTGGCCAACTCAGCGATTACACTGTTCGAAGTATGGCGGCGGCCGGGTGATAAGGGGCTTGAGCTGCCGTCACGACCGGTAGCCGAGCCCGCGCCGGACGACGTTCAGGAAACGGCGCCGGAGACGCAGACCGAGTTGCCGGACGCGATTTCCGACGACACGCCGCCTGCTGTTCAAAGTAGTCCGTGA
- a CDS encoding PilZ domain-containing protein yields the protein MQPNVQLNGYERDSMIAHHERAYIRHPADIPLEVSPSYQPSAPGELRNLSRGGLAFTAQQPFPAGSDVTLVINCCPNSLKVRGQVVWCEARDGGYEVGIAFYTPAEAYQVRMVEQICQIEQYRQDVWRKEGRHLTQDEAAQEWISRYADQFAQTGWSD from the coding sequence ATGCAACCGAACGTTCAACTCAACGGCTACGAGCGCGACAGCATGATTGCTCATCACGAACGAGCCTATATCCGTCATCCAGCCGATATTCCGCTGGAAGTCAGCCCTTCATACCAACCATCCGCCCCCGGTGAGTTACGCAATCTAAGCCGTGGCGGTCTGGCCTTCACGGCACAGCAACCCTTCCCGGCGGGCAGCGATGTCACACTGGTCATCAATTGCTGTCCGAATTCGCTGAAAGTTCGCGGGCAAGTCGTCTGGTGCGAAGCCCGGGATGGCGGATACGAAGTGGGCATTGCGTTCTATACGCCAGCCGAGGCCTACCAAGTGCGTATGGTGGAGCAGATTTGCCAGATCGAGCAGTACCGCCAGGACGTGTGGCGCAAGGAAGGCCGCCATTTGACGCAGGACGAAGCCGCGCAGGAATGGATCAGCCGTTATGCGGATCAATTCGCTCAAACCGGCTGGTCGGACTAG
- the argB gene encoding acetylglutamate kinase, translating into MALDRETAMQVAAVLSKGLPYIQRFTGKTVVVKYGGNAMENDDLKSSFARDMVLMKTVGLNPIVVHGGGPQIGELLERLNINSRFVNGMRVTDSETMDVVEMVLGGQVNKEIVSLINHHGGTAIGLTGKDANLIRARKLEVLNRSPELTRPEIIDIGHVGEVESVNTEVINLLTRSNVIPVIAPIGVGKDGASYNINADLVAGKVAEALNAEKLILLTNVSGLKSKEGNVLTGLKATRVNELIEDGTIHGGMLPKIRCALSAVENGVRTAHIIDGRVAHATLLEIFTDEGVGTLISRG; encoded by the coding sequence ATGGCATTGGATCGTGAAACCGCTATGCAGGTGGCCGCGGTATTGAGCAAGGGCCTGCCCTACATCCAGCGTTTTACCGGCAAGACGGTGGTCGTCAAGTACGGCGGCAATGCCATGGAGAACGATGACCTCAAGAGCAGCTTCGCGCGCGACATGGTGCTGATGAAAACCGTCGGTCTGAACCCGATTGTCGTCCACGGTGGCGGCCCGCAGATCGGCGAGTTGCTGGAGCGGCTGAATATCAACTCCCGCTTCGTCAACGGCATGCGTGTCACCGACAGCGAAACCATGGACGTGGTGGAAATGGTACTCGGCGGTCAGGTAAACAAGGAAATCGTCTCCCTGATCAACCATCATGGCGGTACTGCCATTGGTTTGACCGGTAAGGACGCCAACCTGATCCGCGCCCGCAAACTGGAAGTTCTTAATCGTTCGCCGGAACTGACCCGCCCCGAGATTATCGACATTGGCCACGTTGGCGAGGTGGAAAGCGTCAATACCGAAGTGATCAACCTGCTCACCCGCAGCAATGTGATCCCGGTGATTGCGCCTATCGGTGTGGGCAAGGATGGTGCGTCCTATAACATCAACGCCGATCTGGTGGCCGGCAAGGTGGCCGAGGCGCTGAATGCCGAGAAGCTGATTCTGCTGACCAACGTGTCTGGCCTCAAGAGCAAAGAAGGCAACGTGCTGACCGGGCTCAAAGCCACGCGTGTCAATGAGCTGATCGAGGATGGCACGATCCACGGCGGCATGCTTCCCAAGATCCGCTGTGCGCTGAGTGCCGTGGAAAATGGCGTGCGCACCGCCCACATTATCGATGGCCGCGTGGCCCATGCCACGTTATTGGAAATTTTCACCGACGAAGGTGTAGGAACGCTGATTTCCCGTGGCTGA
- a CDS encoding phosphomannomutase/phosphoglucomutase, with protein MKLGKKKTSDVDSPAQPDAKEKKQPRGEAKPKNGVKLKSLAGVGSQQAIVVLLAGLAAAALLYFLVLVPAQGQREAARVALVADHAKARLEQRLSLIRDVVDGYSRQAHVREAIDQPDSRARLVAELETMLPGTHAVFVFPYGDVGRQSGRNFELSFVNLDLAKKAESGRQLHPDAFPREGTWFVQFAAPVTDPGSRAVKGTLLVIFEPSVIVPALSLGDPAMGGRLALIQTVSGSSQTVAFAGSGSGEATTRELSAPNWSLQYQPQQALAPLVNPIMALTVVVIPAVIAMILIWLLLSRAQSDLRRDVAGLVQWAHKAFAGDRLKAPSYRWDVVASIGEVLQRLAQAVEKRIGKAEEAAKSKSAAKSARPAASGQRDSTGEEPLFQENDMLDIDMLDSDEDVLGFGNAGSDDAFAMVEETPPAASVSSSIFRAYDIRGVVGDTLTAETVHEIGRAIGSEARSRSLTDICVGYDGRHSSPELTDALTRGLVSTGCNVINVGAVPTPVLYFATQHLGTGSGVMVTGSHNPSDYNGLKMMLGEDTLSGDDIQKLLHRIQSGDFAQGQGDYSEQDVRRAYLDRIIGDIAVAAPLKVVLDAGNGIAGELAPILVEELGCEVVPLFCEVDGNFPNHHPDPGKPENLASLIEKVKSEKADIGLAFDGDGDRLGVVTNTGKIIWPDRLLMLFARDVVSRNPGSDVIYDVKCSRRLATVINEAGGRPIMWKTGHSLMKAKMRETGALLAGEMSGHVFFKERWYGFDDGLYSAARLLEILGIEDRDSQDVFAEFPEDVSTPELNVAVTDDNKFGIVDKLSAQGDFSGGNVTSIDGVRVDYPDGWGLCRASNTTPVLVLRFEAESEEALERIKDVFRTQLKGVAPDLELGF; from the coding sequence ATGAAACTCGGCAAAAAGAAAACGTCCGATGTGGACAGCCCGGCGCAACCGGACGCCAAGGAGAAAAAGCAGCCGCGCGGCGAGGCCAAACCGAAGAATGGCGTGAAGCTGAAGAGTCTGGCCGGTGTCGGCTCGCAACAGGCTATCGTGGTGTTGCTGGCAGGGTTGGCGGCGGCGGCTCTGCTCTACTTTTTGGTCCTGGTACCGGCGCAAGGGCAGCGCGAGGCTGCACGTGTCGCGCTGGTGGCGGATCATGCCAAGGCGCGTCTGGAACAACGTTTGTCGCTGATCCGTGACGTGGTGGATGGTTATAGCCGCCAGGCGCACGTGCGCGAGGCCATCGATCAGCCGGATAGCCGGGCGCGTCTGGTTGCCGAATTGGAGACGATGCTGCCCGGCACCCACGCGGTGTTCGTCTTCCCCTATGGCGACGTGGGGCGTCAGTCCGGACGCAACTTCGAACTCAGTTTCGTTAATCTTGATCTGGCCAAGAAGGCCGAGTCCGGTCGCCAACTCCACCCGGATGCCTTCCCGCGGGAAGGAACTTGGTTCGTGCAGTTCGCCGCACCCGTCACCGATCCTGGCAGTCGTGCCGTCAAGGGGACGTTGCTGGTCATTTTCGAGCCTTCGGTCATCGTCCCGGCCCTGAGCCTGGGCGACCCCGCCATGGGCGGACGTTTGGCGTTGATCCAGACGGTCTCAGGCAGCAGCCAAACGGTGGCATTTGCCGGCTCCGGGAGCGGCGAAGCGACAACCCGGGAACTTTCGGCACCCAACTGGTCGCTGCAGTATCAGCCGCAGCAGGCGTTGGCACCCTTGGTCAATCCCATCATGGCCTTGACGGTCGTTGTCATACCGGCCGTCATTGCGATGATTTTGATCTGGTTGCTGCTTAGCCGTGCGCAATCCGACTTGCGGCGCGATGTGGCAGGACTCGTACAATGGGCGCATAAGGCTTTCGCCGGCGACCGTCTTAAGGCCCCGAGCTATCGGTGGGACGTAGTCGCGTCCATCGGCGAGGTGCTCCAGCGTTTGGCCCAGGCCGTGGAGAAGCGTATTGGCAAGGCAGAAGAGGCCGCTAAGTCTAAGTCAGCTGCCAAGAGCGCCAGGCCAGCGGCCAGCGGCCAGCGCGACAGTACCGGTGAGGAACCGCTGTTTCAGGAAAACGATATGCTGGATATCGATATGCTGGACAGCGACGAAGACGTACTCGGCTTCGGCAACGCCGGCAGCGACGACGCCTTTGCGATGGTCGAGGAAACGCCACCGGCGGCCTCCGTTTCATCGTCGATCTTCCGTGCCTACGATATCCGGGGTGTCGTTGGCGACACCCTGACTGCCGAAACCGTGCACGAGATTGGCCGTGCCATCGGCAGCGAGGCGCGCAGCCGAAGTCTGACCGATATCTGTGTCGGTTACGATGGCCGTCATTCCAGCCCCGAACTGACCGATGCCTTGACGCGCGGTCTGGTGAGTACCGGCTGCAATGTTATCAACGTGGGCGCGGTGCCCACACCGGTGCTGTACTTCGCGACCCAGCATCTGGGCACCGGCTCGGGCGTGATGGTCACAGGTAGTCATAATCCGTCCGACTACAACGGTCTGAAGATGATGCTCGGCGAGGATACGCTGTCGGGCGATGATATTCAGAAACTGCTGCATCGCATCCAGAGCGGCGATTTTGCCCAGGGTCAGGGCGACTATTCGGAGCAGGACGTACGCCGTGCCTACCTCGACCGCATCATTGGTGACATTGCCGTTGCCGCGCCGCTCAAAGTCGTTCTCGATGCCGGCAACGGTATCGCCGGGGAACTGGCACCCATCCTGGTGGAAGAGCTGGGCTGCGAGGTGGTGCCGCTGTTTTGCGAGGTGGACGGTAATTTCCCCAACCATCATCCCGATCCGGGTAAACCCGAGAACCTGGCGTCGCTGATCGAGAAGGTGAAATCCGAGAAAGCGGACATCGGCCTGGCTTTCGACGGTGACGGCGATCGTTTGGGCGTGGTGACGAACACCGGCAAGATCATCTGGCCGGATCGCTTGCTGATGCTATTTGCCCGCGATGTGGTCTCCCGCAACCCCGGTTCCGATGTTATCTACGATGTGAAGTGCAGCCGTCGCCTGGCAACCGTGATCAACGAGGCGGGTGGCCGGCCGATCATGTGGAAAACCGGGCATTCGCTGATGAAGGCGAAAATGCGCGAAACGGGCGCCTTGCTGGCCGGGGAGATGTCTGGCCATGTGTTCTTCAAGGAGCGCTGGTACGGTTTCGACGACGGGCTCTATTCCGCGGCGCGCCTGCTGGAAATCCTTGGCATCGAGGATCGGGACAGTCAGGACGTGTTTGCTGAATTCCCCGAGGATGTCAGTACGCCGGAGCTGAACGTCGCAGTGACCGACGACAATAAGTTCGGTATTGTCGACAAACTCAGTGCCCAAGGCGATTTCAGCGGCGGTAACGTGACCAGCATCGATGGCGTGCGGGTGGATTATCCGGATGGCTGGGGTTTATGCCGCGCTTCCAATACCACGCCGGTGCTGGTGTTGCGTTTCGAGGCGGAGTCCGAGGAGGCGCTGGAGCGTATCAAGGATGTTTTCCGTACGCAGCTAAAAGGCGTGGCTCCGGATCTCGAGCTTGGGTTTTAG
- the dut gene encoding dUTP diphosphatase produces the protein MTRQTFQVRILDPRIGREIPMPTYATEGSAGLDLRACLDASLTLQPGDTELLKTGLSLHIGDPTLAAMILPRSGLGHKHGIVLGNLVGLIDSDYQGELMVSCWNRGQTAFTIEPGERIAQLVLVPVVQADFDIVDEFGASARGEGGFGSTGSV, from the coding sequence ATGACTCGACAGACCTTCCAGGTGCGAATCCTCGATCCGCGGATCGGCCGTGAAATTCCCATGCCCACCTATGCAACCGAGGGCTCTGCCGGTTTGGACCTGCGTGCCTGCCTGGATGCGTCGCTGACGCTGCAGCCTGGCGATACCGAACTGCTCAAGACGGGGCTTTCCCTGCATATCGGCGATCCCACATTGGCGGCCATGATTTTGCCGAGGTCCGGATTGGGGCATAAGCACGGTATCGTTTTGGGCAATCTGGTGGGGCTGATCGATTCCGATTACCAGGGTGAGCTAATGGTGTCCTGCTGGAACCGGGGGCAAACCGCATTCACAATCGAGCCAGGCGAGCGAATCGCCCAGCTCGTTCTGGTGCCCGTCGTGCAAGCTGATTTCGACATCGTTGACGAGTTCGGCGCAAGCGCGCGAGGGGAGGGCGGTTTCGGTTCTACAGGCAGCGTTTAG
- the coaBC gene encoding bifunctional phosphopantothenoylcysteine decarboxylase/phosphopantothenate--cysteine ligase CoaBC, with protein sequence MAQKNILLGVTGGIAAYKSAELVRLLKKAGHKVQVVMTSGAEAFMTPMTFQALSGEPVRNSLLDPEAEAGMGHIELARWADIVMVAPASANFMARLANGLADDLLTTVCCATTAPIVLAPAMNQAMWSNARTQRNARLLAEDAQIELWGPDAGDQACGDVGPGRMLEAQALADRLSARLDEPQSLAGKRVVITAGPTREPIDPVRYISNHSSGKMGYALAIAAKDAGAEVVLVSGPVSLECPRGVERISVTTAEEMLKATEKAVDQGCDVFVATAAVADYRPDSLARDKIKKSEETMSMMLVRNPDTLATIASRPDKPFTVGFAAETRDVEHYARDKMARKNLDMIVANDVSQPGLGFNSDQNAVTVIWRAGSRSFPPADKRGLARELLRLIAEQAFPAQ encoded by the coding sequence ATGGCGCAGAAAAACATTCTGCTGGGTGTGACCGGGGGCATTGCCGCCTATAAGAGCGCAGAACTGGTCAGATTGCTGAAAAAGGCTGGACACAAGGTTCAGGTGGTCATGACCTCGGGAGCCGAGGCCTTCATGACCCCGATGACCTTCCAGGCCCTGAGCGGTGAGCCTGTACGCAATTCCCTGCTGGATCCCGAAGCCGAGGCCGGCATGGGGCATATCGAGCTGGCTCGCTGGGCCGATATCGTTATGGTGGCACCGGCGTCCGCGAACTTTATGGCGCGCCTGGCCAATGGGTTGGCGGACGATCTGCTGACCACCGTGTGCTGCGCGACCACGGCGCCGATCGTTCTGGCGCCGGCGATGAATCAGGCGATGTGGAGCAATGCCCGCACTCAGCGCAATGCGCGGTTGCTCGCCGAGGATGCCCAGATCGAGCTGTGGGGGCCGGATGCCGGTGATCAGGCTTGTGGCGATGTGGGGCCGGGCCGGATGCTGGAGGCTCAGGCGCTGGCAGACCGATTGTCGGCGCGTTTGGACGAACCGCAGTCATTGGCCGGTAAGCGCGTAGTGATCACCGCTGGCCCCACCCGGGAACCGATAGACCCCGTGCGCTACATCTCCAACCACAGCTCCGGCAAGATGGGCTATGCACTGGCGATAGCTGCCAAAGATGCGGGCGCCGAGGTCGTGTTAGTGAGCGGGCCGGTCAGCCTGGAATGCCCCAGAGGGGTCGAGCGTATTTCCGTGACGACCGCGGAGGAGATGCTCAAGGCGACTGAAAAAGCGGTGGATCAGGGATGCGATGTCTTTGTGGCAACCGCCGCGGTGGCGGATTACCGCCCCGATTCCCTGGCCAGGGATAAGATCAAGAAGTCCGAAGAAACCATGAGCATGATGTTGGTGCGCAATCCCGACACCCTTGCAACGATTGCGTCACGTCCTGACAAACCGTTTACTGTCGGTTTCGCGGCGGAGACCCGGGATGTCGAACACTATGCCCGGGATAAAATGGCGCGCAAGAATCTGGACATGATTGTGGCTAACGACGTATCCCAGCCGGGTCTGGGCTTCAACAGCGACCAGAACGCCGTGACGGTGATCTGGAGAGCCGGCAGCCGGTCCTTCCCGCCAGCCGATAAACGGGGGCTGGCACGCGAACTGCTTCGATTGATCGCGGAACAGGCGTTTCCGGCTCAATAA